The following are encoded together in the Misgurnus anguillicaudatus chromosome 14, ASM2758022v2, whole genome shotgun sequence genome:
- the kaznb gene encoding kazrin, periplakin interacting protein b isoform X8, which translates to MEDLEDQKRKKKKEKISLGSLSRVFARGKSQRKSLDPGLFDDSDSLSSQTHPGQSDGEEQLERLQQAELTRTKPMSLWKAVTVQAWLEVVMAMPMYIRACSENVKSGKVLLGLTDDDLELGLGVNSPMHRRKLRLAIEDYREAENGRGLEVTCTHAVASKRIKLSKAADMDHHWVSKSWLSDIGLPQYSQVFHNQLVDGRVLNSLTRRDLETIFNITNKFHVTSVLCAIQLLQMLNFDKETIQTRRSQCENRDLDPVVWTSHRVIKWIRDIDLKFSFFMQEYADSLQNSGIHGAVMVLDPTFSADSMAKALDIPNNKHMIHRHLYEEMKVLLNPARTNQAQDYRKEGTPTHSPVSNCRKTEEGFSPRQKTGKSPLRFNPMVGSGRDLSFQGCASPPREDRIKILQRTKGSPMHGYSSIEITNV; encoded by the exons ATGGAGGACCTCGAGGACCAGAAGCGTAAGAAGAAGAAGGAGAAGATAAGTCTCGGTTCACTGTCCCGAGTCTTCGCCCGTGGTAAATCACAACGCAAGTCTTTGGATCCGGGCCTGTTTGATG ACTCGGACAGCCTCTCCAGCCAGACGCATCCTGGCCAATCAGACGGTGAGGAGCAGCTGGAGCGGCTGCAGCAGGCGGAGCTTACCCGCACCAAGCCCATGTCTTTGTGGAAGGCGGTCACTGTTCAGGCCTGGTTGGAAGTTGTCATGGCAATGCCCATGTACATTCGTGCCTGCTCAGAAAATGTCAAGAGTGGGAAG GTGTTACTGGGCCTGACTGATGATGATCTGGAGCTGGGTTTGGGCGTCAATAGCCCCATGCATCGCAGAAAGCTCCGCCTTGCTATCGAGGACTACAGGGAGGCAGAAAATGGACGAGGGTTAGAAGTCACATGCACACACGCAGTTGCCAGCAAGAGAATAAA GCTTTCCAAAGCTGCTGATATGGATCATCACTGGGTGTCTAAGTCTTGGCTGAGTGACATTGGGCTTCCTCAGTACTCACAGGTCTTTCACAACCAACTAGTAGATGGCAGAGTACTGAACTCTCTCACGCGACGAGATCTAGAGACGATCTTCAACATAACAAACAAGTTTCACGTAACCAGCGTTCTGTGTGCCATCCAGCTTCTGCAAATGCTTAACTTTGACAAAGAG ACGATTCAGACCCGTCGATCTCAGTGTGAAAACCGAGATTTGGACCCGGTGGTCTGGACCAGTCACCGTGTCATTAAATGGATCAGAGATATCGATCTTAAG TTTAGCTTTTTTATGCAGGAATATGCAGACAGTCTTCAAAACAGTGGCATCCACGGTGCTGTGATGGTTCTCGATCCGACCTTCAGTGCAGACAGCATGGCCAAGGCTCTGGACATCCCAAACAATAAACACATGATCCATCGTCATTTATATGAGGAAATGAAAGTGCTACTCAATCCAGCCAG AACGAATCAAGCCCAGGACTACAGGAAAGAGGGAACTCCTACACATTCGCCGGTCTCAAACTGTCGCAAAACAGAAGAAGGGTTTTCTCCAAGACAGAAAACTGGCAAG AGTCCTTTGAGATTCAACCCAATGGTCGGCAGTGGGCGGGACTTGAGTTTTCAAGGCTGTGCGTCACCTCCAAGAGAGGATCGAATTAAGATCTTGCAAAGGACCAAGGGCAGTCCTATGCATGGTTACTCAAGCATAGAAATAACCAATGTCTGA